ATTTGATTATTTTTCGGCGTTACATTGCGCCTTCTCTGGGGATTACACATCGTTTCGTCGGCACTGAGCCATATTGTAAAGTTACTGCCCAATATAACCAGGCAATGCACCACTGGCTTGAAGATGAATTTGTCATTCCATCTAATGCTATTACGGTTCATGAAATAGATCGAAAAACTGATGCAAATAATTATCCCATATCCGCATCGGCCGTTCGTTCCCTCTTGAATAAAAACAAACTGTCAGTTGCAAGAAATATGGTACCAGAAAGCACTATGCCTTATTTACATAACTGGCTGAGAGCAAATCACCATGACTTGCCGGAACCCCATCTGGCAGGGAATCTCATGAGTATTAGCGTAGGACATTAAAATGAAAATTGTACAGGCAGCTCTGGCGGGTACGCTGGAATCGAGCGATCTAATGGTTAAAGTTAGCCCTTCGGACGCCGGGCTGGATATTGTTATTAACAGCGAAGTAATGAAGCAATTTGGCGAGCAAATTACTCAAGTAGTCAAAGAGACGTTAACGGCATTTAACGTCACTCATGGGCAAATTATTGTGGATGACAAAGGTGCGCTTGATTGTGTTATTCGCTCCCGCATGCAAGTTGCCATTATGCGAGGAACATGCAGCGATGAAATTAACTGGGAGAAATTACAATGAAAAAATTACGTCGTAGCATGCTTTTCTTACCAGGCTCAAGTGCTGCCATGTTATCTACTGCTTTTATTTATAAACCCGATTCGATCATGTTCGATCTTGAAGATGCGGTTTCTTTGAGGGAGAAGGACAGTGCGCGTATTTTGGTTTTCAATGCGCTCCAGCACCCCATGTATAAAGGTATTGAAACGGTTGTACGGATTAACCCTCTGAATACACCCTTTGGATTGAAAGATCTTGAGGCGGCTGTGCGTGCCGGGGTCGATGTCATTCGACTCCCTAAAACGGATACGCCGGAAGATATTCACCAGCTTGAACGTGAAATTGTACGTATTGAGGAAAGCTGTGGCCGTAAAGTCGGTTCCACGCAGCTGATGGCGGCTATTGAGTCTGCTGTTGGCGTCATCAATGCTGTTGCAATTGCCCGCTCTTCAGATCGGCTGATGGGCATTGCATTAGCCGCATTTGACTACGTAATGGACATGCAAACAGAGCGCGGGGATGGTACTGAACTGTTCTATGCGCGTTGTGCGGTTTTACATGCGGCGCGTGCGGCTGGTATCGATGCTTTTGACGTTGTCTATGGCGATGTTAACGATGAAGAAGGCTTCTTAAAAGAAGTCGATTTAATTCGCCGCATGGGCTTCAACGGTAAATCTTTAATTAATCCCCGGCAAATTGAGCTGCTTCACAATGCCTATGCACCAACCCAGGAAGAGGTTGATTACGCGGAACGCGTAATTACTGCTGCCGAAGAAGGTGAGCGTAGTGGACTGGGGGTGATTTCTCTGAATGGCAAAATGATTGACGCGCCAATAATCAATCACGCCAGAGTTGTTCTTGAGAGAAGAAAAGCATCAGGCATCCGCCACTAATTTACAGGATAATAAAGATGAGCAAATTAATCGAAGCTTTGCAAGAGCAGGTCGGGCGTTCAAAAGAATATGTCGCATTTACTCATGCCAATGCAGCAACGCCTTATCTTGCAGATGCTAAACAAAAATATAAACGTAAGCTTTGTGAAAGTCTGGATGAAATTTTAGACCGTTGTGAACTCCATGATGGTATGACTATTTCATTTCATCATGCCTTCCGTGAAGGTGATAAAGTTATCAATCTTGTGGTAGATAAACTTGCCTCATTGGGTCTGAAAGGTATTACTCTGGCATCCAGTTCATTAATGACCTGTAATGCTCCTTTAATTAATCATCTTCGTAATGGGGTGATTACGAAAATTTATACCTCCGGTATGCGTGGAGAGTTAGCTGATGCTATTTCTCATGGCCTGATGGAGGAACCGGTACAAATTCATTCGCATGGTGGTCGTGTTAATCTCATTCAGAACGGTGAAATTAATATTGATGTCGCCTTCCTGGCTGTCTCCTGTTCCGATGAATATGGCAATGCCAGTGGTAGTGGTGGTAAGTCACGCTGTGGCTCTCTGGGCTATGCCATGGTTGATGCTACATACGCGAAACGTGTTGTACTGCTGACCGAATCCATTGAACCTTTCCCTTATATGCCTGCGAGCATTGTTCAGGATCAGGTCGATTACATTGTTAAAATTGACAGTGTTGGTGACCCTGCAAAAATCAGCGTCGGCGCCGCCCGCGTAACCAGTAATCCTCGTGAGTTAATGATCGCGCGTTCAGCGGCTGATGTGGTTGAGCATTCGGGTTACTTCGAACAGGGATTCTCAATCCAGACAGGTTCAGGCGCGGCTTCAACGGCATGTACGCGTTTTTTAGAATCGCGCATGAAAAATAAAAACATTACTGCGAGTTTCGCATTGGGTGGTATCACCGGCAGTATTGTCGATCTTCATGAGAAAGGGTTGATCGCAAAACTGCTGGATACCCAGAGTTTTGATAGCGCTGCCGCAGCCTCTTTAGCCAGAAACCCAAACCATGTTGAAATCTCAACCAACGTTTACGCTAACCCGGCATCGAAAGCGGCATGCTGCGATCGGGTCGATATTGTGATTTTAAGCGCCCTTGAAATTGATACAAATTTCAACGTTAACGTGCTGACGGGATCGGATGGTGTGATGCGCGGTGCTTCCGGCGGTCACTGTGATGTTGCTGCTGCAGCGAACCTGACAGTGGTTGTTGCGCCGCTGATCCGCAGCCGAATTCCGACCGTTGTGAAGCACGTTACAACATGCGTTACACCGGGTGAAAGCATTGATGTATTGGTCACCGATCACGGTATTGCGGTAAACCCTTCACGTCCTGAAATTTATCAGCGACTGGTGGATAAAGGGTTACCTGTCGTGAGCATTGAGGATTTATATCAGCGTGCGCTGGAAATCTCCGGTCATCCAAAAGCCATCGAATTTACGTCCAAAATTGTGGGCGTTGTTCGTTACCGCGATGGAAGCGTCATTGACGTTGTGCGGCAGGTTAAAGAGTAATGGACACTATGGCAGGCGTATCGTGCACACCCATTTCTTTGGATCAGTTACTGGCAGCCAGAGAAGCTCGTTCGTACCAGCAACAACTCTGGTTGACCCGTTGGGGACAAACCCTGATTTCTACGACCCTGGTCTGGCCAGGTGAGGTAAAAGATACGCCTGAATCAAGGGCTGTCATGGCGGCAGCAAATGAAGCGCTCACTGCGCTGATCGCCACCAATGGCTGGGAAATCATCAGGCACGACGCTCGCCAGTTTGTTACCGGGCCAGAGTCATTCTGGTCCGTCAGCGCACCCGCATCACAGGTAAAGAAGGCCACAATACGTCTGGAAGAGAGTCATCCACTGGGAAGGTTGTGGGATATCGATGTGTTTTGCCCGGATACCGGTTTATTGAGCCGCAAATCTGTCGGTGAAAACAAAAGACGCTGTTTCATCTGTGATGAGCCGGCACATGTCTGTTCACGAATGCGGCGACATTCGCTCCACGCTTTACAAGCAGTTATGGGGGATATGATTGATGACTATTTCTGCCATCAGAAATGAACCGTTCACTCATGAACTTAACATTGCGGAGCTGGCTGCGGAGGGGATGTACCGCGAAGTCATTCTGACACCGAAACCAGGGCTGGTAGACCGTCATAATAATGGGTCGCATATCGACATGGATTTCAACCTGTTCATGTCCAGTATTGCAGCAATTGCCCCCTGGTTCGCATTGTTTGTTGCAAAAGGGCGACAAACAGCTAAGCAAGAGTCCAGGCAGACGCTCCTGGCCATCCGACCTGTAGGGCTTGCCTGTGAGCAGGCAATGTTCAGAGCGACGGGGGGGATCAACACCCACAAAGGGGGAATTTTTTCGCTGGGCCTGTTTTGTTCTGCTGCCGGGCGGCTGAAAGGTAAGGGCGAAGCTATCAATCGCGGAGCGCTTTGCCGGGAAGTTAGCCTGATCTGCGCCGGTATGGTGAGCCGGGAGTTGAAACACAATGGCGATGCGAAAACCAAAGGTGAACAACTGTTTCGCGATTATGGCTTTACCGGAGCGCGTGGGGAGGCTGAAAGTGGCTTTGCGACGGTAAGGATTCATGGATTACCCGTATGGGAAAACGCCATTAACGCGGGTTATTCGCCCGAGGAGTCTTTACTGCGGGTTTTGCTTTCATTAATTGCTCACAATCCGGATACCAATATCCTCGCGCGTGGGGGCCTCAAAGGGTTGCGCTATGCACAGCGATATGCGGCCAGAATCCTGCGCATTAAACGCTTCACCGGCAACAGGTTCAGGCAGGCGCTTTTAAATATGGACAAAGCGTTCATTGCCCGAAATTTAAGTCCGGGAGGAAGTGCGGATCTGCTGGCCGTCACCTGGCTGCTGGCGAATTTTCCGGCCTGAAAGGCTGGAAAACTAAGGACTGATGGAATTTACCATGACAATACCGCGTCTGTTAAAGCTGGATGATTCTTTCACCACGATTCTTGTTCCGGGATTAAGAGATAGCGACGATTACCACTGGCAAACCTGCTGGGCGCGTCGTTTACCTCGCTGGAAAAGAATAAGCCAACGAAACTGGTTGCAGCCGGATATTGAAAATTGGGGCGCAGCGATTCGCAGAGAATTAGCCACCTGTACTTTGCCCGTTATTTTGATTGGGCATAGTTTTGGCGCGCTTGCATCCTGGTACCAGATCCAGAGCAGAGCGGTAAATGTTGCCGGGATTGTTATGGTTGCGCCTGCTGAACCTTCACATTTTGAACTTGAAGAAGTTGTCACCGCGTCGAAGTTAAAAATACCCGGAATGGTCTTTGCCAGTCACAATGACCCGCTTATGTCATTCAATCGCGCTGTATTTTGGTCTGACAGTTGGGGATGCGAGTTGATAGATGTCGGCGATGCTGGTCATATTAATTCTGAATCCGGATTTGGCGAGTGGGAATATGGACTTGAAAAAGTATCAGAATTTGGAGAGATGCTATTAAAAACAGACAAATGAATTTTTTAATGTAGATGACACCCTGACACATTTTCAATCTCCTGTTATAAGGTCGAAATCCTATGTTTGAAGCATATAAAATACATGTCGCTGAACGGGCAAAAAATGGCATACCAGCAAAACCGCTCACCGCTCAGCAGACCAGCGAATTAATTACTCTCCTCGAAAATGAACAGTGTGAGGAACGAGAATGTTTAATTAATCTGTTAATTAATCAGGTTTCTCCTGGTGTTGATGCCGCTGCGAAAGTCAAAGCGGAATTTCTTGATAAAATCATTAAGGAAAAAACAAATCAATACGGCATTACTCCCAACAACGCTATAAATATTCTTGGCACTATGCAGGGTGGATACAATATTCAACCTCTTATTGATTCGTTAGATGACGACGAGTTAGCTCCTTTAGCGGCCATTAAACTGAGCCACACAATTCTTATTTTTGAAAAATTTAAAGATATCGAGCAGAAAGCCGGTAATGGAAATGCTCATGCCAAAGCGATTATTGAATCATGGGCCAATGCCGAGTGGTTTACCGAACGCGCCGGGCTTGATGAAAAAATAACCCTGACCGTATTTAAAGTCCCCGGTGAAACGAATACGGATGATCTTTCTCCGGCGCCTGAGGCGTGGTCACGCCCGGATATTCCCCTGCATGCGCTCTCAATGCTGAGTTCTGTAAGGGAAGGGGTGAATCCTGACCAGCCGGGACAATGCGGCCCGATATCTCAGATACAAGCATTAAAAAACCAGCAGTATCCTCTCGCTTACGTCGGGGATGTGGTGGGGACCGGTTCTTCACGAAAATCTGCGACGAACTCAATCCTGTGGCATATCGGCAAGGATATCCCTTTCGTGCCGAACAAACGCAGCGGGGGTTTTGTCTTCGGAGGGAAAATTGCGCCTATCTTTTTCAATACCCTGGAGGATTCCGGTGCATTTCCCATTGAGCTGGATGTCTCTGGTTTATCAACGGGGATGCTGATCGATCTTTATCCGTACAAAGGCGAGATCCGCAACCATCGCGATCAAACGCTGATTGCCTCATTTCACCTGAAAACTGAAGTTTTGCTGGATGAAGTACAGGCAGGTGGCCGCATTCCGTTGATCATTGGCCGTAGCTTAACAGCAAGAGCCAGGGAGTCTCTGGGGCTGCAAACAACGTCCATTTTCAGAAAACCAAAGGCGCCTGAACCTTCTTCTGCAGGGTTTACACTGGCGCAAAAAATGGTTGGCAGAGCGTGCGGGGTTGAAGGTATTCGCCCTGGTCAATATTGTGAACCTAAAATCACCACGGTGGGTTCGCAGGATACGACCGGCGGGATGACGCGCGATGAACTGACGGATCTTGCATGCTTAGGGTTTTCTGCCGATCTGGTCATGCAGTCGTTTTGCCACACATCCGCGTATCCAAAACCTGTCGACGTTAATTTGCATAAGACGCTGCCTCAGTTCATTACCAGCAGAAAAGGCGTTGCACTGAAACCGGGCGATGGAATTATCCATTCATGGCTTAACCGCATGCTCATCCCTGACACAGTGGGGACGGGGGCTGATTCACATACGCGCTTTCCATTAGGGATCTCATTCCCTGGCGGTTCCGGACTGGTTGCTTTTGCGGCGGCCACTGGAATTATGCCTCTCGATATGCCTGAATCTGTGCTGGTCCGCTTTAAGGGTGAAATGCAAAAAGGGATCACTCTGCGCGATTTAGTGCATGCGATTCCTTACTACGCCATTAAGCAAGGGTTGTTAACGACGGAGAAGAAAAACAAGCGCAATATTTTCTCCGGCCGTATCCTGGAAATCGAAGGTTTGCAAATGCTAAAAGCCGAGCAGGCCTTTGAACTGGCCGATGCCTCCGCTGAGCGCTCTGCTGCTGCCTGTGTGTTACGTCTCGAAGAAGAGAACGTTACGGAGTATTTGCGTTCCAATGCCACTTTGCTGCGCTGGATGATTGACCAGGGTTATCAGCATGCGCCAACGCTTGAAAAGCGCATTGCAGAGATCGAAGCCTGGCTGGCGAATCCGTCATTACTGAGTGCAGATGAAAATGCTGAGTACGCGGCAATCATTGAAATCGATCTGGCTGAAATTACGGAGCCGATTGTTTGTGCGCCAAATGACCCTGACGATGCCCGTTTACTGTCCGACGTTGCCCGCACGCCAGTAGAGGAGGTTTTCATTGGCTCCTGCATGACAAATATTGGTCACTTCCGGGCCGCCGGGAAACTGCTGGCAGAGTCCAAAGAGATTCCTGCCCGGCTGTGGATTGCTCCGCCAACCAAAATGGATGCACAGCAGCTTTCCAGCGAAGGGTATTTTAATAAGCTCATCCGCTCCGGAGCGCGAATTGAGCCGGCTGGCTGCTCACTTTGCATGGGCAATCAGGCCCGGGTTAAAGAAGGGAGCAGCGTTGTTTCCACATCAACCCGTAACTTTCCGCACCGTCTTGGTACCGATGCAAAAGTCTTCCTGGCATCAGCTGAGCTCAGTGCGATTGCCGCAATGCTTGGCAAAATGCCAACCGTTGAACAGTATCTCTGGCATATGGACAGGATCAATGACACCCGGGAAGATACTTATCGTTACTTAAATTTCCATCAGTTGGCTGAGTATCAAACAGCGGGAAATGAACGCATTGATGTCGTAACGATTTAAGCTTCACGGTTCTTGTTGCTGGCCTGATAGCCTGGTGTGACTGATCTTAATCGGCGTAAATCTTCAGCCGATTAAGATCAGAGTGACAACGTCGGGTTGGTGTCGGCATTGCCCGGCCATGCGCGCGAAGCATGAACGACACCAATACCGGCATCAAGCGGCGGCAATATGCGCGTTCCTGTTTTTATCGGGCAGGAATTCGGGCAATGACCTTAATTTCAAAATCGAATCCTGCAAGCCAGGTAACGCCTACGGCAGTCCAGTTTGGATAGGGTGGCTGCGGGAAGATCGCCTGTTTTATCTGCATAATTGTTGGAAACTGGTTTTGCGGATCGGTATGAAAGGTCGTGACATCAATCAGATCGTCAAACGTACAACCTGCGGCAGCAAGCGTCGCTTGCAGATTATCGAATGCCCGTTGCACCTGAGCGGCAAAATCTGGCTCCGGCGTACCGTCGGCGCGGCTACCGACCTGGCCGGAAACAAACAACAAATCTCCGGAACGGATGGCGGCTGAATAACCATGTTCTTCATAAAGCGCATGACGGTTAGCCGGGAAAATGGGTTCACGCTGGATCATAGGGTTTCCTTTTTTCAGTGAATGTTAAAAACGAGAAGCAGGGTGCTGACAAATCGTTTAATATACGCGGCGTATGTTAAATTAATATCACATACGCCGCGTATGTCAAAAGGAGATCGCATGATCAAGCGTCGTAGCGAAACGATGGAAGAGAACCGGGGCAGGTTGATTAGTGCAGCGCGAAAGGCGTTTGCAGAAAAAGGCTATGCCGCCGCATCAATGGATGAGTTAACGGCCAGCGTAGGCCTGACGCGCGGCGCGCTCTATCACAATTTTGGTGATAAAAAGGGGTTGCTTGCCGCGGTTGTTGCGCAGGTGGATGGTGAAATGGCACAACGCGCAAAAGCGGTTGCGGCCACTGCCAACGATGAGTGGGAGAGGTTACTGGCCGAAGGGATTGCCTACATCAAAATGGCTCTCGACCCGGAAGTGCAGCGTATTGTTTTACTGGATGGTCCGGCTTTTCTCGGCGACCCGGCGCAGTGGCCAAGCCAGAATAGCTGCCTGGAATCCACCCGCCAGGCGGTGTTGAATATGATTGATCGTGGTATTCTTAAGTCGGTGGATGCCGATGCCGCTGCGCGCATGTTAAATGGTGCGGCAATGAATGCCGCGCTGTCGATTGCGGCCTGCGACGATCCGCAAAAAGCGCTTCCTAACTATATTGAGGTATTTACGCTCCTGGCGAGCGGCTTACGTAATTAACCGACAGGGCTGAGCCGAATGCACCGTTCTGATTGTCGCATCGGCCAGCTCCGTAATTTATATCTGTCAGTGATTGCGCCAGCCGGTCAGATCCAGGTCATAAGTAAAATCTGTGCCGGTGTGGTTAACGGATGTTCACCATTAACCCGCGAGGACGGCACGTAGTTCGCTTAAAGGAACAGCTTTTGCGAAATACCATCCCTGAGCACAGCTCTCAGGTACATTTTCCCTGAGGAACTGATACTGCATTTCAGTTTCCACTCCTTCGAAGACCACTATTTTAGGAATGTTTTTAAACATTTCTATCAAACCAGGAAGAATATGTTTATTGATGGATTCAGTCCCTATCGAATCAGTTAATGATTTATCAATTTTAATTTCATCAACGTCAAGTAATGAAAGCCAGTTCAGATTCGAATAACCGGTTCCGAAATCGTCAAGTGCAAACATGATACCGGTACCCTTAAAAAAATCCATCGCTTGCTTGATATCATCGGTTCCGGAGCTTTGTCTTTCCGTAATTTCAAGAATAATAGACTTGCCTGCAACGTTTTCTTTTTTTAACGTGCTCAGCAGTTTTTCACGAAATTCCGCAGAGCAGATATCAGCACAACTCACGTTGATGCTTAAAGTGATATCGTTGTTCAGCAATATTGGCGCACACTCCCTGATGGCATGCTCAACCACATACTGGCTAATCTTGGCTATTAAGCCATTTCTTTCCGCAAGCGGAATAAATATATCAGGGCCAATATATCCTATCTGAGGATCTGTCCAGCGTAAAAGTGCCTCTACTCCGGTTATATTCCGGTCTTTAACTTTGTATATGGGTTGATAGACGAAATGTAATTCCCGATTCAGAATTGCATTTTCCAGCCGGGAAAGTAATGATTGCTTATGTGATAAGCCATTAACATACAGCGTGCCAATCAAAGACCCGATAATAAAGGACAGGCTAAATAAAAACGCCAGGACATAAATATTGTTTTTGAAGAAGAGAGAGTGTGAGGTTCCGGTAATAACACAAATATCATTCACCCTGTTGCAGGAGTGTTCAGTAAAGTACAAC
Above is a genomic segment from Kosakonia radicincitans DSM 16656 containing:
- the citD gene encoding citrate lyase acyl carrier protein encodes the protein MKIVQAALAGTLESSDLMVKVSPSDAGLDIVINSEVMKQFGEQITQVVKETLTAFNVTHGQIIVDDKGALDCVIRSRMQVAIMRGTCSDEINWEKLQ
- the citE gene encoding citrate (pro-3S)-lyase subunit beta produces the protein MKKLRRSMLFLPGSSAAMLSTAFIYKPDSIMFDLEDAVSLREKDSARILVFNALQHPMYKGIETVVRINPLNTPFGLKDLEAAVRAGVDVIRLPKTDTPEDIHQLEREIVRIEESCGRKVGSTQLMAAIESAVGVINAVAIARSSDRLMGIALAAFDYVMDMQTERGDGTELFYARCAVLHAARAAGIDAFDVVYGDVNDEEGFLKEVDLIRRMGFNGKSLINPRQIELLHNAYAPTQEEVDYAERVITAAEEGERSGLGVISLNGKMIDAPIINHARVVLERRKASGIRH
- the citF gene encoding citrate lyase subunit alpha, whose amino-acid sequence is MSKLIEALQEQVGRSKEYVAFTHANAATPYLADAKQKYKRKLCESLDEILDRCELHDGMTISFHHAFREGDKVINLVVDKLASLGLKGITLASSSLMTCNAPLINHLRNGVITKIYTSGMRGELADAISHGLMEEPVQIHSHGGRVNLIQNGEINIDVAFLAVSCSDEYGNASGSGGKSRCGSLGYAMVDATYAKRVVLLTESIEPFPYMPASIVQDQVDYIVKIDSVGDPAKISVGAARVTSNPRELMIARSAADVVEHSGYFEQGFSIQTGSGAASTACTRFLESRMKNKNITASFALGGITGSIVDLHEKGLIAKLLDTQSFDSAAAASLARNPNHVEISTNVYANPASKAACCDRVDIVILSALEIDTNFNVNVLTGSDGVMRGASGGHCDVAAAANLTVVVAPLIRSRIPTVVKHVTTCVTPGESIDVLVTDHGIAVNPSRPEIYQRLVDKGLPVVSIEDLYQRALEISGHPKAIEFTSKIVGVVRYRDGSVIDVVRQVKE
- the citX gene encoding citrate lyase holo-[acyl-carrier protein] synthase, with the protein product MDTMAGVSCTPISLDQLLAAREARSYQQQLWLTRWGQTLISTTLVWPGEVKDTPESRAVMAAANEALTALIATNGWEIIRHDARQFVTGPESFWSVSAPASQVKKATIRLEESHPLGRLWDIDVFCPDTGLLSRKSVGENKRRCFICDEPAHVCSRMRRHSLHALQAVMGDMIDDYFCHQK
- the citG gene encoding triphosphoribosyl-dephospho-CoA synthase CitG, with the translated sequence MTISAIRNEPFTHELNIAELAAEGMYREVILTPKPGLVDRHNNGSHIDMDFNLFMSSIAAIAPWFALFVAKGRQTAKQESRQTLLAIRPVGLACEQAMFRATGGINTHKGGIFSLGLFCSAAGRLKGKGEAINRGALCREVSLICAGMVSRELKHNGDAKTKGEQLFRDYGFTGARGEAESGFATVRIHGLPVWENAINAGYSPEESLLRVLLSLIAHNPDTNILARGGLKGLRYAQRYAARILRIKRFTGNRFRQALLNMDKAFIARNLSPGGSADLLAVTWLLANFPA
- a CDS encoding RBBP9/YdeN family alpha/beta hydrolase is translated as MTIPRLLKLDDSFTTILVPGLRDSDDYHWQTCWARRLPRWKRISQRNWLQPDIENWGAAIRRELATCTLPVILIGHSFGALASWYQIQSRAVNVAGIVMVAPAEPSHFELEEVVTASKLKIPGMVFASHNDPLMSFNRAVFWSDSWGCELIDVGDAGHINSESGFGEWEYGLEKVSEFGEMLLKTDK
- the acnB gene encoding bifunctional aconitate hydratase 2/2-methylisocitrate dehydratase → MFEAYKIHVAERAKNGIPAKPLTAQQTSELITLLENEQCEERECLINLLINQVSPGVDAAAKVKAEFLDKIIKEKTNQYGITPNNAINILGTMQGGYNIQPLIDSLDDDELAPLAAIKLSHTILIFEKFKDIEQKAGNGNAHAKAIIESWANAEWFTERAGLDEKITLTVFKVPGETNTDDLSPAPEAWSRPDIPLHALSMLSSVREGVNPDQPGQCGPISQIQALKNQQYPLAYVGDVVGTGSSRKSATNSILWHIGKDIPFVPNKRSGGFVFGGKIAPIFFNTLEDSGAFPIELDVSGLSTGMLIDLYPYKGEIRNHRDQTLIASFHLKTEVLLDEVQAGGRIPLIIGRSLTARARESLGLQTTSIFRKPKAPEPSSAGFTLAQKMVGRACGVEGIRPGQYCEPKITTVGSQDTTGGMTRDELTDLACLGFSADLVMQSFCHTSAYPKPVDVNLHKTLPQFITSRKGVALKPGDGIIHSWLNRMLIPDTVGTGADSHTRFPLGISFPGGSGLVAFAAATGIMPLDMPESVLVRFKGEMQKGITLRDLVHAIPYYAIKQGLLTTEKKNKRNIFSGRILEIEGLQMLKAEQAFELADASAERSAAACVLRLEEENVTEYLRSNATLLRWMIDQGYQHAPTLEKRIAEIEAWLANPSLLSADENAEYAAIIEIDLAEITEPIVCAPNDPDDARLLSDVARTPVEEVFIGSCMTNIGHFRAAGKLLAESKEIPARLWIAPPTKMDAQQLSSEGYFNKLIRSGARIEPAGCSLCMGNQARVKEGSSVVSTSTRNFPHRLGTDAKVFLASAELSAIAAMLGKMPTVEQYLWHMDRINDTREDTYRYLNFHQLAEYQTAGNERIDVVTI
- a CDS encoding RidA family protein — encoded protein: MIQREPIFPANRHALYEEHGYSAAIRSGDLLFVSGQVGSRADGTPEPDFAAQVQRAFDNLQATLAAAGCTFDDLIDVTTFHTDPQNQFPTIMQIKQAIFPQPPYPNWTAVGVTWLAGFDFEIKVIARIPAR
- a CDS encoding TetR/AcrR family transcriptional regulator, whose translation is MIKRRSETMEENRGRLISAARKAFAEKGYAAASMDELTASVGLTRGALYHNFGDKKGLLAAVVAQVDGEMAQRAKAVAATANDEWERLLAEGIAYIKMALDPEVQRIVLLDGPAFLGDPAQWPSQNSCLESTRQAVLNMIDRGILKSVDADAAARMLNGAAMNAALSIAACDDPQKALPNYIEVFTLLASGLRN
- a CDS encoding EAL domain-containing protein, with the protein product MPMQILKIIHHRISIYTLSIVLTFGVLYGTGQGVYYYYIHEKMEDYADSILARSDSLIEQVKLIDGLRQEFAVYEPCSSQYLNALRKQLWPYPLIKDIAYVDDEKIICSALWGKLNSPVSLNIFRNKVNRGSYTWVFDALIEENITADVLYTNNFAITVSPFAFKRFWEEANKMDFDAVIGDFNHENHFFMIGKNTQLLESVEHNKAHSLLYFTEHSCNRVNDICVITGTSHSLFFKNNIYVLAFLFSLSFIIGSLIGTLYVNGLSHKQSLLSRLENAILNRELHFVYQPIYKVKDRNITGVEALLRWTDPQIGYIGPDIFIPLAERNGLIAKISQYVVEHAIRECAPILLNNDITLSINVSCADICSAEFREKLLSTLKKENVAGKSIILEITERQSSGTDDIKQAMDFFKGTGIMFALDDFGTGYSNLNWLSLLDVDEIKIDKSLTDSIGTESINKHILPGLIEMFKNIPKIVVFEGVETEMQYQFLRENVPESCAQGWYFAKAVPLSELRAVLAG